From the genome of Rathayibacter sp. VKM Ac-2759, one region includes:
- the dxs gene encoding 1-deoxy-D-xylulose-5-phosphate synthase → MAVLETIGGPRDLDRLTTAELETLAQEIRDFLVREVSKTGGHLGPNLGVVETTIAIHRVFDSPRDSIIFDTGHQSYVHKLLTGRQDFSKLRQRGGLAGYPQRSESPHDIVESSHASSSLSWADGISRAFTMTGQTDRHVVAVVGDGALTGGMTWEALNNISDDNSRGLVIVVNDNGRSYAPTIGGMARFLNGVRTRRSYRTLHRGSRAVSERLGGPAAAVYRGMRGGMHGFLSRFINNEALYSNLDIKYLGPIDGHDVTAMEEALQQAKDYGSPVIVHAITQKGKGFGPAVQDLADQFHAVGQIDPETGEPLSAGGARSWTSVFADEIVTLADEDPTIVGITAAMLRPVGLDRLAEKYPDRVFDVGIAEQHAVTSAAGLAFGGLHPVVALYATFVNRAFDQILMDVALHRAGVTFVLDRAGVTGPDGPSHHGMWDLAILQVVPNIRLAAPRDSVRLREELREAVGVTDAPTVVRFSKGNVGDEIDALERLDDGVDVLSRAERQDVLIVTVGPMATMGLDVARRLAAQGIGATVVDPRWVVPVPASIIELARDHRIVVSIEDGVRVGGIGTRIRQDLREAGVDTAVTELGLPDQFLDHAKREEILEDVGLTPQHIARDVVAQVLGSKIPVARPLPDEVAAHDDARSD, encoded by the coding sequence ATGGCTGTTCTCGAGACCATCGGCGGCCCGCGCGACCTCGATCGCCTGACCACGGCCGAGCTCGAGACACTGGCGCAGGAGATCCGCGACTTCCTGGTGCGGGAGGTCTCGAAGACCGGCGGCCACCTCGGGCCGAACCTGGGCGTCGTCGAGACGACGATCGCGATCCACCGCGTCTTCGACTCGCCCCGCGACTCGATCATCTTCGACACCGGGCACCAGTCATACGTGCACAAGCTGCTGACCGGGCGGCAGGACTTCTCGAAGCTGCGCCAGCGCGGCGGCCTCGCCGGCTACCCGCAGCGCTCGGAGTCGCCGCACGACATCGTCGAGAGCTCGCACGCCTCGAGCTCGCTCTCGTGGGCCGACGGCATCTCGCGCGCCTTCACGATGACCGGGCAGACCGATCGGCACGTCGTCGCGGTCGTGGGCGACGGCGCCCTGACCGGCGGCATGACCTGGGAGGCGCTGAACAACATCAGCGACGACAACTCCCGCGGCCTCGTCATCGTGGTGAACGACAACGGCCGCTCCTACGCCCCGACCATCGGCGGCATGGCGCGGTTCCTCAACGGAGTGCGCACCCGCCGCAGCTACCGCACCCTGCACCGCGGATCGCGCGCGGTCTCGGAGCGCCTCGGCGGGCCCGCCGCCGCCGTCTACCGCGGCATGCGCGGCGGCATGCACGGGTTCCTCAGCCGCTTCATCAACAACGAGGCGCTGTACTCCAACCTGGACATCAAGTACCTCGGCCCGATCGACGGTCACGACGTGACCGCGATGGAGGAGGCGCTCCAGCAGGCCAAGGACTACGGCTCGCCGGTCATCGTCCACGCGATCACCCAGAAGGGCAAGGGCTTCGGCCCGGCCGTCCAGGACCTCGCCGATCAGTTCCACGCCGTCGGGCAGATCGACCCCGAGACCGGCGAGCCGCTGAGTGCGGGCGGCGCCCGCTCGTGGACCTCGGTCTTCGCCGACGAGATCGTGACGCTCGCCGACGAGGATCCGACGATCGTCGGCATCACCGCGGCGATGCTCCGCCCCGTGGGGCTCGACCGCCTCGCCGAGAAGTACCCCGACCGCGTCTTCGACGTCGGCATCGCCGAGCAGCACGCGGTGACCTCGGCCGCGGGCCTCGCCTTCGGCGGTCTGCACCCCGTCGTCGCGCTGTACGCGACGTTCGTCAACCGCGCCTTCGATCAGATCCTGATGGACGTCGCGCTCCACCGCGCCGGCGTCACGTTCGTCCTCGACCGCGCCGGCGTCACGGGCCCCGACGGGCCGAGTCACCACGGCATGTGGGATCTCGCGATCCTGCAGGTGGTGCCGAACATCCGGCTGGCCGCACCGCGCGACTCGGTGCGCCTGCGCGAGGAGCTGCGGGAAGCGGTCGGCGTGACCGACGCCCCGACCGTGGTGCGCTTCTCGAAGGGCAACGTCGGAGACGAGATCGATGCGCTCGAGCGCCTCGACGACGGCGTGGACGTGCTGTCGCGCGCCGAGCGCCAGGACGTGCTGATCGTCACCGTCGGACCGATGGCGACGATGGGCCTCGATGTCGCCCGCCGCCTGGCGGCGCAGGGGATCGGCGCGACCGTGGTCGATCCGCGCTGGGTCGTGCCGGTGCCGGCGAGCATCATCGAGCTCGCACGCGACCACCGAATCGTCGTCTCGATCGAGGACGGCGTGCGGGTCGGCGGCATCGGGACGCGGATCCGCCAGGATCTGCGCGAGGCCGGAGTCGACACCGCCGTCACCGAGCTCGGGCTGCCCGACCAGTTCCTCGACCACGCGAAGCGCGAGGAGATCCTCGAGGACGTCGGCCTCACTCCGCAGCACATCGCGCGCGATGTCGTGGCGCAGGTGCTCGGCAGCAAGATCCCCGTGGCTCGTCCGCTGCCCGACGAGGTCGCGGCCCACGACGACGCCCGGAGCGACTGA
- the acnA gene encoding aconitate hydratase AcnA produces MSAVDSFGSKDTLTVGSTDYEVFRIDRVPGHEKLPFSLKVLLENLLRTEDGANITADHIRALGEWVPESEPDTEIQFTPARVVMQDFTGVPCIVDLATMREAVAALGGDANKINPLAPAEMVIDHSVIADLFGTEDALERNVELEYERNGERYQFLRWGQTAFDDFKVVPPGTGIVHQVNIEYLARVTMTREVGGALRAYPDTCVGTDSHTTMVNGLGVLGWGVGGIEAEAAMLGQPVSMLIPKVVGFKLAGAIPAGVTATDVVLTITEMLRKHGVVGKFVEFYGAGVAQVPLANRATIGNMSPEFGSTAAMFPIDDVTLDYLRLTGRSDEQIALVEQYSKLQKLWHDADVEPVFSEYLELDLSTVVPSIAGPKRPQDRIELTSAKTQFEADLNNYADVSHDIVDLTISESFPASDPGELQPQDAHSTHEHVHRSHAPSTASKPTTVELGDKGETFTIDHGAVAIAAITSCTNTSNPSVMLAAGLLARNAAQKGLKAKPWVKTTLAPGSKVVTDYYEKAGLTESLEALGFYTVGYGCTTCIGNSGPLLDEISAAVQDNDLAVTAVLSGNRNFEGRINPDVKMNYLASPPLVIAYALAGSMNFDFEVDALGTDGDGNDVFLKDIWPDAAEVQATIDSSIDKSMFDTQYAGVFDGDERWRALQTPEGSIFEWDPKSTYVRKPPYFDGMTMETTPVTDISDARVLAKLGDSVTTDHISPAGSIKGDSPGGQYLAEHGVDRKDYNSYGSRRGNHEVMIRGTFANIRLKNQLLDGVEGGYTRDFTQPDAPQSFIYDASQNYQAEGTPLVILGGKEYGSGSSRDWAAKGTSLLGVKAVIVESFERIHRSNLIGMGVVPLQFPAGETWASLGLDGTESISISGIEALNEGVTPKTVHVTAVPTAHSAEGKQPIEFDAVVRIDTPGEADYYRNGGILQYVLRSLV; encoded by the coding sequence GTGTCCGCGGTAGACAGCTTTGGATCGAAAGACACTCTGACGGTCGGTTCGACCGACTACGAGGTGTTCCGCATCGACCGGGTCCCCGGTCACGAGAAGCTCCCGTTCAGCCTGAAGGTGCTGCTCGAGAACCTGCTCCGCACGGAGGACGGCGCGAACATCACCGCCGACCACATCCGCGCCCTCGGCGAGTGGGTCCCGGAGTCGGAGCCCGACACCGAGATCCAGTTCACGCCCGCGCGCGTCGTGATGCAGGACTTCACCGGCGTGCCGTGCATCGTCGACCTCGCGACCATGCGCGAGGCGGTGGCCGCCCTCGGCGGCGACGCGAACAAGATCAACCCGCTCGCACCGGCCGAGATGGTCATCGACCACTCCGTCATCGCCGACCTGTTCGGGACCGAGGACGCCCTCGAGCGCAACGTCGAGCTCGAGTACGAGCGCAACGGCGAGCGCTACCAGTTCCTGCGCTGGGGCCAGACCGCGTTCGACGACTTCAAGGTCGTCCCGCCGGGAACCGGCATCGTCCACCAGGTCAACATCGAGTACCTCGCCCGCGTCACGATGACGCGCGAGGTCGGCGGCGCGCTCCGCGCCTACCCCGACACCTGCGTCGGCACCGACTCGCACACCACGATGGTCAACGGCCTGGGCGTGCTGGGCTGGGGCGTCGGCGGCATCGAGGCCGAGGCGGCCATGCTCGGCCAGCCCGTGTCGATGCTCATCCCGAAGGTCGTGGGCTTCAAGCTCGCGGGAGCGATCCCGGCCGGCGTCACCGCGACCGACGTCGTCCTCACCATCACCGAGATGCTCCGCAAGCACGGAGTCGTCGGCAAGTTCGTCGAGTTCTACGGAGCCGGCGTCGCCCAGGTCCCGCTCGCGAACCGCGCCACCATCGGCAACATGAGCCCCGAGTTCGGCTCCACCGCGGCGATGTTCCCCATCGACGACGTCACCCTCGACTACCTGCGCCTCACCGGCCGCAGCGACGAGCAGATCGCCCTCGTCGAGCAGTACTCGAAGCTGCAGAAGCTCTGGCACGACGCCGACGTCGAGCCCGTGTTCAGCGAGTACCTCGAGCTCGACCTCAGTACCGTCGTCCCCTCGATCGCCGGCCCGAAGCGCCCTCAGGACCGCATCGAGCTGACCTCGGCGAAGACCCAGTTCGAGGCCGACCTCAACAACTACGCCGACGTCTCGCACGACATCGTCGACCTGACGATCTCGGAGTCGTTCCCCGCCTCGGACCCGGGCGAGCTCCAGCCGCAGGACGCGCACAGCACGCACGAGCACGTGCACCGCTCGCACGCTCCGTCGACGGCGTCGAAGCCGACCACGGTCGAGCTCGGCGACAAGGGCGAGACCTTCACGATCGACCACGGAGCGGTCGCCATCGCGGCGATCACCTCGTGCACCAACACGTCGAACCCCTCGGTCATGCTCGCGGCAGGCCTGCTCGCCCGCAACGCGGCGCAGAAGGGCCTGAAGGCCAAGCCGTGGGTTAAGACCACCCTCGCGCCCGGCTCGAAGGTCGTCACCGACTACTACGAGAAGGCGGGACTCACCGAGTCGCTCGAGGCCCTCGGCTTCTACACCGTCGGCTACGGCTGCACCACCTGCATCGGCAACTCCGGCCCGCTGCTCGACGAGATCTCGGCCGCGGTGCAGGACAACGACCTCGCCGTCACCGCGGTGCTCTCGGGCAACCGCAACTTCGAGGGCCGCATCAATCCCGACGTGAAGATGAACTACCTGGCGAGCCCGCCGCTGGTCATCGCCTACGCGCTCGCCGGATCGATGAACTTCGACTTCGAGGTCGACGCTCTCGGCACCGACGGCGACGGCAACGACGTGTTCCTCAAGGACATCTGGCCGGACGCCGCCGAGGTGCAGGCCACGATCGACTCGTCGATCGACAAGTCGATGTTCGACACCCAGTACGCCGGGGTGTTCGACGGCGACGAGCGCTGGCGCGCACTGCAGACCCCCGAAGGCTCCATCTTCGAGTGGGACCCGAAGTCGACCTACGTGCGGAAGCCCCCGTACTTCGACGGCATGACGATGGAGACGACCCCGGTCACCGACATCTCGGACGCCCGCGTGCTCGCCAAGCTCGGCGACTCCGTGACGACCGACCACATCAGCCCGGCGGGCTCGATCAAGGGCGACAGCCCGGGAGGTCAGTACCTCGCCGAGCACGGCGTGGACCGCAAGGACTACAACTCCTACGGCTCGCGTCGCGGCAACCACGAGGTGATGATCCGCGGCACGTTCGCGAACATCCGCCTCAAGAACCAGCTGCTCGACGGCGTGGAGGGCGGCTACACCCGCGACTTCACTCAGCCCGATGCGCCGCAGTCGTTCATCTACGACGCCTCGCAGAACTACCAGGCCGAGGGCACTCCGCTGGTCATCCTCGGCGGCAAGGAGTACGGCTCCGGGTCCTCGCGCGACTGGGCGGCGAAGGGCACGAGCCTCCTCGGCGTCAAGGCGGTCATCGTCGAGAGCTTCGAGCGCATCCACCGCTCGAACCTGATCGGCATGGGCGTCGTCCCGCTGCAGTTCCCGGCCGGCGAGACCTGGGCCTCGCTCGGTCTCGACGGCACCGAGTCGATCAGCATCTCGGGCATCGAGGCGCTGAACGAGGGCGTCACGCCCAAGACGGTGCACGTCACCGCCGTGCCGACCGCGCACTCGGCCGAGGGCAAGCAGCCGATCGAGTTCGACGCCGTGGTGCGCATCGACACGCCCGGCGAGGCCGACTACTACCGCAACGGCGGCATCCTGCAGTACGTCCTGCGGTCGCTCGTCTAG
- a CDS encoding DUF3159 domain-containing protein — MEPRRPDEQEPGESRPEVADAITQAAKRSGLGALADGEPFDGRALLRTMGGVRGILEAVVPGVAFVLLFTVTGELVLSLVASVGMAVLFTVARILGRTPVIQAVGGLLGVVVSAALALLTGRAVDNFVPGLITNLAYGLVFLVSVLVRWPLIGVAAGYLMGDGTAWRDDRRKRRLFSVLTLAWAGLFLLRLAVQYPLFLAEDTTALGTWKLILGLPLYAPLLVLTVLAVRAEYRAAAEGPDAGADAERA, encoded by the coding sequence ATGGAGCCGCGCCGCCCGGACGAGCAGGAGCCGGGGGAGAGCCGCCCGGAGGTGGCGGACGCGATCACCCAGGCGGCGAAGCGATCGGGTCTGGGCGCCCTCGCGGACGGCGAGCCGTTCGACGGCCGCGCGCTGCTGCGCACCATGGGCGGTGTGCGCGGCATCCTCGAGGCCGTCGTGCCCGGTGTCGCCTTCGTCCTCCTCTTCACCGTCACGGGGGAGCTCGTCCTCTCGCTGGTCGCCTCCGTCGGCATGGCCGTGCTGTTCACGGTGGCGCGGATCCTCGGGCGCACCCCGGTGATCCAGGCCGTCGGGGGGCTGCTCGGGGTCGTGGTCTCCGCGGCGCTGGCCCTGCTGACCGGACGCGCCGTCGACAACTTCGTGCCGGGGCTCATCACCAACCTCGCCTACGGGCTCGTGTTCCTCGTCTCGGTCCTCGTGCGCTGGCCGCTCATCGGCGTCGCGGCGGGGTACCTGATGGGGGACGGCACCGCCTGGCGCGACGACCGGCGCAAGCGCCGCCTCTTCTCGGTGCTGACCCTCGCCTGGGCCGGACTCTTCCTCCTGCGCCTGGCGGTGCAGTACCCGCTCTTCCTCGCGGAGGACACGACGGCGCTCGGCACCTGGAAGCTCATCCTCGGACTGCCCCTCTACGCACCGCTCCTGGTGCTGACGGTGCTCGCCGTCCGCGCCGAGTACCGCGCCGCCGCAGAGGGGCCCGATGCCGGGGCCGACGCGGAACGTGCGTAG
- a CDS encoding DUF3710 domain-containing protein, translating to MSDIQPVDAAAELVEQDFEKSAPADRAEAGPLDEREANPVRPYIDLGGVKVLPREGMHIRLEVEEGTKRVIAVGLDYAGSTLQVQPFAAPRSSGLWHEIRGQIADQIAKQGGTTTEREGAFGPELVAELPIAGGQTRVARFVGVDGPRWFLRGVIAGAGAVDEQAAASVEELFRSVVVVRGTGPMPPRDLIPLKVPTGGQTQQSAS from the coding sequence ATGAGCGACATCCAGCCCGTCGACGCGGCCGCCGAGCTCGTCGAGCAGGACTTCGAGAAGTCGGCGCCCGCCGACCGCGCCGAGGCCGGCCCCCTCGACGAGCGCGAGGCCAACCCGGTGCGCCCCTACATCGACCTCGGCGGCGTGAAGGTCCTCCCGCGGGAGGGCATGCACATCCGCCTCGAGGTCGAGGAGGGGACCAAGCGCGTCATCGCCGTCGGTCTCGACTACGCCGGTTCGACCCTGCAGGTGCAGCCCTTCGCGGCTCCCCGCTCGTCCGGTCTGTGGCACGAGATCCGCGGACAGATCGCGGATCAGATCGCCAAGCAGGGCGGCACCACCACCGAGCGCGAGGGCGCCTTCGGCCCCGAGCTGGTGGCCGAGCTGCCGATCGCGGGCGGTCAGACCCGCGTCGCGCGCTTCGTCGGAGTCGACGGCCCCCGCTGGTTCCTCCGCGGTGTGATCGCCGGAGCCGGAGCGGTCGACGAGCAGGCCGCCGCCTCGGTGGAGGAGCTCTTCCGGAGCGTCGTCGTCGTCCGGGGCACGGGGCCGATGCCGCCTCGCGACCTCATCCCGCTCAAGGTCCCGACCGGCGGCCAGACCCAGCAGAGCGCGAGCTGA
- the dut gene encoding dUTP diphosphatase, giving the protein MNQSVDVPIRAESLPSYAHPGDAGADLRSTEDVVLAPGERASVGTGVAIALPDGHVGFVVPRSGLAFKHGLTIVNAPGTIDAGYRGEIRVALLNTDTRESYRITAGDRIAQLVVVPVVRARFVAVDELPDSVRGTGGFGSTGYAVDPETARTPKENA; this is encoded by the coding sequence GTGAATCAATCCGTCGACGTCCCGATCCGGGCGGAGTCGCTGCCCTCGTACGCGCACCCGGGTGACGCCGGTGCCGACCTCCGCTCCACCGAGGACGTCGTCCTCGCTCCCGGCGAGCGCGCGAGCGTGGGCACCGGAGTCGCCATCGCCCTGCCCGACGGCCACGTCGGCTTCGTCGTGCCGCGCAGCGGTCTCGCCTTCAAGCACGGCCTGACGATCGTGAACGCGCCGGGCACCATCGACGCCGGCTACCGCGGCGAGATCCGCGTCGCGCTGCTGAACACCGACACCCGCGAGAGCTACCGCATCACCGCGGGCGACAGGATCGCCCAGCTCGTCGTCGTGCCGGTCGTCCGCGCCCGCTTCGTCGCCGTCGACGAGCTGCCCGACTCCGTCCGGGGAACGGGCGGATTCGGCTCGACCGGGTACGCCGTCGATCCCGAGACGGCCCGAACCCCCAAGGAGAACGCATGA
- a CDS encoding DUF3093 domain-containing protein, whose amino-acid sequence MEPPYRERLWPAPWLFVSTALVIPASILVFAPIDFVVGVLVAAVLYAGCVVSLLTLSPTIEVVDGELRAGRAHIPLELVGEPTAHTGDRAFAQRGPKLDARAFLVIRGWIKDVVRVPIEDPADPTPYWLLSSRRPNDIVAAIQGSRRRSGRSSERGEA is encoded by the coding sequence ATGGAACCGCCCTACCGAGAGAGGCTGTGGCCCGCGCCCTGGCTCTTCGTCTCCACAGCCCTCGTCATCCCCGCCAGCATCCTGGTGTTCGCGCCGATCGACTTCGTCGTCGGCGTTCTCGTGGCGGCCGTCCTCTACGCCGGATGCGTGGTCTCGCTGCTGACGCTGTCGCCCACGATCGAGGTCGTCGACGGCGAGCTGCGGGCGGGGCGGGCCCACATCCCGCTCGAGCTGGTCGGCGAGCCGACGGCGCACACCGGCGATCGGGCTTTCGCGCAGCGCGGCCCGAAGCTCGACGCCCGGGCCTTCCTGGTGATCCGCGGCTGGATCAAGGACGTGGTGCGGGTCCCCATCGAGGACCCGGCCGACCCGACTCCGTACTGGCTGCTGTCGAGTCGTCGCCCCAACGACATCGTCGCCGCGATCCAGGGATCACGGCGACGGAGCGGTCGTTCGTCGGAGCGAGGAGAGGCCTAG
- a CDS encoding DUF4193 domain-containing protein: MATDYDAPRKTDDDSESIEALKERVPDKMSGSVDVDDADNPGGFELPGADLSDLDLDVVVLPPQADEFTCVSCFLVKHRSQIDHEEKLGPICLECAA; the protein is encoded by the coding sequence ATGGCTACGGACTACGACGCCCCCCGCAAGACCGATGACGACTCCGAGTCGATCGAGGCCCTGAAGGAGCGAGTCCCCGACAAGATGTCCGGAAGCGTCGACGTCGATGATGCCGACAACCCGGGCGGGTTCGAACTGCCCGGCGCCGATCTCTCCGACCTCGATCTGGATGTCGTGGTGCTCCCGCCCCAGGCGGACGAGTTCACGTGCGTGAGCTGCTTCCTCGTGAAGCACCGCTCGCAGATCGACCACGAGGAGAAGCTCGGACCGATCTGCCTGGAGTGCGCCGCCTAG
- the sepH gene encoding septation protein SepH, which produces MMELKVIGVESGSLVLVSDGGERFSVRIDETLQSQLRPRVHSLPPREKRVSPREIQAHIRAGLSADEVAELTGASLDYVERFEGPVTAEREHIVASALSVRVYTSADPDPLEEGTPFGDVIRERLAALGADGEQWSSWKEEEGWVVKLLFRSDEIDHDARWRFDPKKAVLSPITPEATTLSQQGEIRPTLIPRLRAVIPAAVDELATRFDTDSFAKPAPEAQRAEQPAARPSVVRQHARPAATRPSDTEPQPALSDAPRPVSTLPRPVSSTTEQRERNLNDTADLLDALRRRRGERDHASSIRVREEPKQEEPVAERAPEPERPAAPANDHPAAGLRSSSLRKGRAAMPSWDEIVFGARSDD; this is translated from the coding sequence ATGATGGAACTGAAGGTGATCGGCGTCGAGAGCGGATCGCTCGTCCTCGTCTCCGACGGCGGCGAACGGTTCTCGGTGCGGATCGACGAGACGCTGCAGAGCCAGCTCCGCCCCCGCGTCCACTCCCTGCCGCCGCGCGAGAAGCGCGTCTCGCCTCGCGAGATCCAGGCCCACATCCGCGCAGGACTCTCGGCCGACGAGGTCGCCGAGCTGACCGGCGCGTCCCTCGACTACGTCGAGCGCTTCGAGGGTCCCGTCACGGCCGAGCGCGAGCACATCGTCGCGTCCGCGCTCTCGGTCCGCGTCTACACGAGCGCCGACCCCGATCCCCTCGAGGAGGGCACGCCCTTCGGCGACGTCATCCGCGAGCGCCTCGCGGCACTCGGGGCCGACGGTGAGCAGTGGTCGAGCTGGAAGGAGGAGGAGGGCTGGGTCGTCAAGCTCCTCTTCCGCTCCGACGAGATCGATCACGACGCCCGCTGGCGCTTCGACCCCAAGAAGGCCGTCCTCTCGCCGATCACTCCCGAGGCGACCACCCTGTCCCAGCAGGGCGAGATCCGTCCCACCCTCATCCCGAGGCTGCGCGCGGTCATCCCCGCCGCGGTCGACGAGCTGGCGACCCGCTTCGACACCGACTCGTTCGCGAAGCCGGCACCGGAGGCGCAGCGCGCCGAGCAGCCCGCCGCCCGGCCGTCCGTCGTCCGGCAGCACGCCCGCCCGGCCGCGACCCGCCCGTCCGACACGGAGCCGCAGCCGGCCCTCTCGGACGCTCCGCGCCCGGTCTCGACGCTGCCGCGTCCCGTCTCGAGCACGACCGAGCAGCGCGAGCGCAACCTCAACGACACCGCCGATCTCCTCGACGCCCTCCGTCGTCGCCGGGGCGAGCGCGACCACGCCTCGTCGATCCGCGTCCGCGAGGAGCCGAAGCAGGAGGAGCCCGTCGCCGAGCGGGCTCCCGAGCCCGAGCGGCCCGCCGCACCGGCGAACGACCACCCGGCGGCCGGGCTCCGCTCCTCCTCCCTCCGCAAGGGACGAGCGGCGATGCCGAGCTGGGACGAGATCGTCTTCGGAGCCCGCAGCGACGACTGA
- a CDS encoding nucleotide pyrophosphatase/phosphodiesterase family protein produces MTHMLPVAPAGRRSLADVLPAALDAVLGRPGLFGASRIERIVVVLVDGLGASSLRQRAGHARTLAPALTKASTLASGFPTTTASALASLTTGLRPGEHGMVGYRVLDRASDRLVNQLSGWDDRMLPEQWQPHPTVFERARDEGVRASVVGPSRYAQSGLTRAILRGADYRPAQSVAERFASARALLDEGGRQLVYLYVPELDMTAHARGWESPEWTAALESVDGEISSFTRGLSGREAALVTADHGVLDVPASSHVLVERGPLLEGVRHLAGEPRCLQLHLEEGADVDAVAARWTEAEGARAWIATRAQIAASGWFGDVGEAAAERMGDVFVAARKAIAYYDAADSSGRSMIGQHGSLTPEEIQVPLIGFGALSGV; encoded by the coding sequence ATGACCCACATGCTACCGGTCGCCCCCGCCGGGCGGCGGAGCCTCGCCGACGTCCTGCCCGCGGCCCTCGACGCCGTCCTCGGTCGCCCCGGCCTCTTCGGCGCCTCCCGCATCGAGCGGATCGTCGTCGTCCTCGTCGACGGGCTCGGAGCCTCGAGCCTGCGCCAGCGCGCCGGCCACGCCCGCACGCTCGCCCCCGCGCTGACGAAGGCGAGCACCCTCGCCTCCGGCTTCCCGACGACCACCGCGTCGGCTCTGGCCAGCCTCACCACGGGGCTCCGGCCGGGGGAGCACGGGATGGTCGGCTACCGCGTCCTCGACCGCGCCTCCGACCGGCTCGTCAACCAGCTGTCGGGGTGGGACGACCGCATGCTCCCCGAGCAGTGGCAGCCGCACCCGACGGTGTTCGAGCGGGCCCGCGACGAGGGAGTGCGCGCGAGCGTCGTCGGGCCCTCGCGCTACGCCCAGTCGGGTCTCACCCGAGCCATCCTGCGCGGCGCGGACTACCGCCCGGCCCAGAGCGTCGCGGAGCGGTTCGCGTCCGCCCGCGCCCTGCTCGACGAGGGCGGACGGCAGCTCGTGTACCTCTACGTCCCCGAGCTCGACATGACGGCCCACGCCCGCGGCTGGGAGTCGCCGGAGTGGACGGCAGCGCTCGAGTCGGTCGATGGTGAGATCTCGTCGTTCACCCGCGGCCTCTCCGGTCGCGAGGCCGCGCTGGTCACGGCCGACCACGGTGTGCTCGACGTCCCCGCCTCCTCGCACGTGCTGGTCGAGCGAGGGCCGCTCCTCGAGGGCGTGCGGCATCTGGCGGGCGAGCCCCGCTGCCTGCAGCTGCACCTCGAAGAGGGTGCCGACGTCGACGCCGTCGCGGCGCGCTGGACCGAGGCGGAGGGCGCGCGGGCGTGGATCGCCACCCGCGCCCAGATCGCCGCGAGCGGCTGGTTCGGAGACGTGGGCGAGGCCGCGGCCGAGCGGATGGGGGACGTCTTCGTCGCCGCGCGGAAGGCGATCGCGTACTACGACGCCGCCGACTCCTCCGGACGGTCCATGATCGGCCAGCACGGCTCGCTCACTCCCGAGGAGATCCAGGTGCCCCTGATCGGCTTCGGAGCCCTCTCGGGAGTCTGA